One Rosa chinensis cultivar Old Blush chromosome 3, RchiOBHm-V2, whole genome shotgun sequence DNA window includes the following coding sequences:
- the LOC112192648 gene encoding uncharacterized protein LOC112192648 isoform X1, with translation MSSRNSSNMSTTRTLSGISEMEAAKLGLDLVSAARRNLGFLRTVAESRWLHRKPTLVEAIRRYSELWMPLMAHLTAESTLTTTPVVHPPIDIEWVWFCHTLNPVHYRQYCESRFSRLIGKPTIFDEENEEYALMRCRDFWVKRYPDEPFENEADSDVGVSEVAIDEELLEEVSKHRFLYSKFSEPYRSEIVYLIAARQRYKGFLFMVQRSIDLGSNLVPASDIMLMWLIHQSYPTVYAEDLKEMEGDFVKVLTVWDKVKEKEVEETKKLWERTFDQPYEKAGGEIAFKLDGGVSFKPPVYWEVSDTDINTKYKPLLPRFLLEVCVFVRLRDKMKAMQEDIRRDNLRLRIVRCHRELKLEKPMSDFSHSSWRKAWHLCCEFGTKGVMVELRRRGGYCFKGNSVQDTVTFYWNDLLRAPSLSLEKEDDEVKIVTSITPPVQAPYLMKCVPDRVTDDSGAMISDVILRMNQYHPQEGRWLSRTVLDHAGRECFVIRIRVGEGFWRRGGEAPSAVKWEDRIIEIREGSWSYVAGSIGRSPAKVVGTALPKEPAEQWKAAWHFSTGDELMIGGLPSSVSGLRFCLKNQAAESTVKLLKGRRMQYQVKKKGSVTNYEECQIYEEGEEEEEEDEEEGFLTLVRTTEDDPIGRATALLNWKLLVVELWPEEDAVFVLLLCICILRSVSEIKKEDIGGLLIRRRLGEEKFGTRDWGSVVLHPSLSSSFNSSPHIEPWYWNAKAVIKSGGSINITRQPAVTVGYSPEEGSDKLYKRGILA, from the exons ATGTCGTCGCGTAATTCCAGCAACATGTCCACGACCAGAACTCTCAGCGGGATATCCGAAATGGAGGCCGCGAAACTCGGGTTGGATCTCGTGTCCGCCGCCAGGCGAAACCTCGGCTTCCTCCGAACTGTTGCCGAGTCTCGGTGGCTGCACAGGAAGCCAACGCTTGTCGAAGCCATAAGAAG GTACAGTGAGCTCTGGATGCCGTTGATGGCTCATCTGACGGCGGAGTCAACGTTAACGACGACTCCAGTGGTTCATCCTCCTATAGATATTGAGTGGGTTTGGTTCTGTCACACACTTAATCCG gttcaTTATAGGCAATACTGTGAGTCCAGGTTTTCAAGACTTATAGGAAAGCCCACCATTTTTGATGAAGAGAATGAAGAGTATGCATTAATGAGGTGCAGAGATTTTTGGGTCAAAAGGTACCCAGATGAGCCATTTGAGAATGAAGCTGATTCTGATGTGGGGGTATCAGAGGTAGCTATTGATGAGGAGCTATTGGAGGAAGTGAGCAAGCATAGGTTTTTGTATTCGAAATTTTCAGAGCCATACAGGTCTGAGATTGTGTATTTGATAGCAGCAAGGCAAAGGTACAAGGGGTTTTTGTTCATGGTGCAGAGGTCTATTGATTTGggttcaaatttggttcctgCCTCTGACATTATGCTAATGTGGCTCATCCATCAG AGTTATCCAACTGTATATGCTGAAGATTTGAAAGAGATGGAGGGTGATTTTGTGAAAGTGTTAACCGTGTGGGACAAAGTCAAGGAAAAAGAGGTGGAGGAGACCAAAAAGTTGTGGGAGAGGACTTTTGATCAACCATATGAGAAAGCTGGTGGGGAAATAGCTTTCAAATTGGATGGGGGTGTCTCATTCAAGCCGCCAGTTTACTGGGAGGTTTCGGATACAGATATCAATACCAAATACAAGCCCCTGCTGCCTAGGTTCTTGCTTGAG GTCTGTGTGTTTGTCAGGCTTAGGGATAAAATGAAGGCAATGCAGGAGGATATAAGACGTGATAACCTTCGTCTTCGAATTGTGAGGTGCCATAGGGAGTTAAAGCTTGAAAAACCCATGTCGGACTTTTCTCATTCGTCATGGCGCAAAGCTTGGCATCTCTGCTGTGAGTTTGGAACCAAAGGAGTTATGGTGGAGCTTCGTCGGCGTGGTGGCTACTGTTTTAAAGGAAATAGTGTGCAGGACACTGTTACGTTCTATTGGAATGACTTACTTAGAGCACCCTCTCTATCTTTGgaaaaagaagatgatgaagtgaAAATTGTTACTTCGATAACTCCACCAGTTCAGGCACCATACCTGATGAAATGTGTGCCAGACCGTGTCACAGATGATTCTGGGGCAATGATATCAGATGTGATTCTGAGAATGAACCAGTATCATCCCCAAGAAGGCCGGTGGTTGTCTCGCACTGTGCTTGATCATGCTGGGAGGGAGTGTTTCGTGATTCGAATAAG GGTGGGAGAAGGATTTTGGAGAAGAGGAGGCGAGGCTCCATCAGCTGTGAAATGGGAGGATAGGATTATAGAGATTCGAGAAGGTTCTTGGTCGTATGTTGCCGGTTCCATTGGTAGATCCCCTG CGAAAGTAGTAGGAACCGCCTTACCAAAAGAACCAGCGGAACAATGGAAAGCTGCATGGCACTTTTCAACTGGAGATGAATTGATGATAGGGGGATTGCCATCGTCAGTATCAGGTCTGAGATTTTGTTTGAAGAATCAAGCTGCAGAATCAACC GTTAAGCTCTTAAAAGGACGAAGGATGCAATATCAAGTAAAAAAGAAAGGGTCTGTAACAAACTATGAGGAATGTCAAATTtatgaagaaggtgaagaggaggaagaggaagatgaagaagaggggTTTTTAACCCTTGTCCGGACAACTGAAGACGATCCAATTGGAAGAGCAACGGCTCTTTTGAATTGGAAGCTATTGGTAGTGGAGTTATGGCCTGAAGAAGATGCAGTATTTGTACTTCTTCTATGCATTTGTATACTAAGAAGTGTATCTGAGATTAAAAAAGAAGATATTGGAGGTTTGTTGATTAGAAGAAGACTAGGGGAAGAAAAATTTGGGACCAGAGATTGGGGTTCTGTAGTACTCCACCCTTCCTTAAGTTCTTCATTTAATTCTTCACCTCACATTGAACCTTGGTACTGGAATGCAAAGGCAGTTATAAAATCGGGTGGTTCAATTAACATCACCAGGCAACCAGCTGTTACTGTGGGATATTCACCGGAGGAAGGCAGTGATAAGTTGTACAAACGAGGGATACTAGCATGA
- the LOC112192648 gene encoding uncharacterized protein LOC112192648 isoform X2, which translates to MSSRNSSNMSTTRTLSGISEMEAAKLGLDLVSAARRNLGFLRTVAESRWLHRKPTLVEAIRRYSELWMPLMAHLTAESTLTTTPVVHPPIDIEWVWFCHTLNPVHYRQYCESRFSRLIGKPTIFDEENEEYALMRCRDFWVKRYPDEPFENEADSDVGVSEVAIDEELLEEVSKHRFLYSKFSEPYRSEIVYLIAARQRYKGFLFMVQRSIDLGSNLVPASDIMLMWLIHQSYPTVYAEDLKEMEGDFVKVLTVWDKVKEKEVEETKKLWERTFDQPYEKAGGEIAFKLDGGVSFKPPVYWEVSDTDINTKYKPLLPRFLLEVCVFVRLRDKMKAMQEDIRRDNLRLRIVRCHRELKLEKPMSDFSHSSWRKAWHLCCEFGTKGVMVELRRRGGYCFKGNSVQDTVTFYWNDLLRAPSLSLEKEDDEVKIVTSITPPVQAPYLMKCVPDRVTDDSGAMISDVILRMNQYHPQEGRWLSRTVLDHAGRECFVIRIRVGEGFWRRGGEAPSAVKWEDRIIEIREGSWSYVAGSIGRSPAKVVGTALPKEPAEQWKAAWHFSTGDELMIGGLPSSVSG; encoded by the exons ATGTCGTCGCGTAATTCCAGCAACATGTCCACGACCAGAACTCTCAGCGGGATATCCGAAATGGAGGCCGCGAAACTCGGGTTGGATCTCGTGTCCGCCGCCAGGCGAAACCTCGGCTTCCTCCGAACTGTTGCCGAGTCTCGGTGGCTGCACAGGAAGCCAACGCTTGTCGAAGCCATAAGAAG GTACAGTGAGCTCTGGATGCCGTTGATGGCTCATCTGACGGCGGAGTCAACGTTAACGACGACTCCAGTGGTTCATCCTCCTATAGATATTGAGTGGGTTTGGTTCTGTCACACACTTAATCCG gttcaTTATAGGCAATACTGTGAGTCCAGGTTTTCAAGACTTATAGGAAAGCCCACCATTTTTGATGAAGAGAATGAAGAGTATGCATTAATGAGGTGCAGAGATTTTTGGGTCAAAAGGTACCCAGATGAGCCATTTGAGAATGAAGCTGATTCTGATGTGGGGGTATCAGAGGTAGCTATTGATGAGGAGCTATTGGAGGAAGTGAGCAAGCATAGGTTTTTGTATTCGAAATTTTCAGAGCCATACAGGTCTGAGATTGTGTATTTGATAGCAGCAAGGCAAAGGTACAAGGGGTTTTTGTTCATGGTGCAGAGGTCTATTGATTTGggttcaaatttggttcctgCCTCTGACATTATGCTAATGTGGCTCATCCATCAG AGTTATCCAACTGTATATGCTGAAGATTTGAAAGAGATGGAGGGTGATTTTGTGAAAGTGTTAACCGTGTGGGACAAAGTCAAGGAAAAAGAGGTGGAGGAGACCAAAAAGTTGTGGGAGAGGACTTTTGATCAACCATATGAGAAAGCTGGTGGGGAAATAGCTTTCAAATTGGATGGGGGTGTCTCATTCAAGCCGCCAGTTTACTGGGAGGTTTCGGATACAGATATCAATACCAAATACAAGCCCCTGCTGCCTAGGTTCTTGCTTGAG GTCTGTGTGTTTGTCAGGCTTAGGGATAAAATGAAGGCAATGCAGGAGGATATAAGACGTGATAACCTTCGTCTTCGAATTGTGAGGTGCCATAGGGAGTTAAAGCTTGAAAAACCCATGTCGGACTTTTCTCATTCGTCATGGCGCAAAGCTTGGCATCTCTGCTGTGAGTTTGGAACCAAAGGAGTTATGGTGGAGCTTCGTCGGCGTGGTGGCTACTGTTTTAAAGGAAATAGTGTGCAGGACACTGTTACGTTCTATTGGAATGACTTACTTAGAGCACCCTCTCTATCTTTGgaaaaagaagatgatgaagtgaAAATTGTTACTTCGATAACTCCACCAGTTCAGGCACCATACCTGATGAAATGTGTGCCAGACCGTGTCACAGATGATTCTGGGGCAATGATATCAGATGTGATTCTGAGAATGAACCAGTATCATCCCCAAGAAGGCCGGTGGTTGTCTCGCACTGTGCTTGATCATGCTGGGAGGGAGTGTTTCGTGATTCGAATAAG GGTGGGAGAAGGATTTTGGAGAAGAGGAGGCGAGGCTCCATCAGCTGTGAAATGGGAGGATAGGATTATAGAGATTCGAGAAGGTTCTTGGTCGTATGTTGCCGGTTCCATTGGTAGATCCCCTG CGAAAGTAGTAGGAACCGCCTTACCAAAAGAACCAGCGGAACAATGGAAAGCTGCATGGCACTTTTCAACTGGAGATGAATTGATGATAGGGGGATTGCCATCGTCAGTATCAG GTTAA
- the LOC112192648 gene encoding uncharacterized protein LOC112192648 isoform X3, whose amino-acid sequence MSSRNSSNMSTTRTLSGISEMEAAKLGLDLVSAARRNLGFLRTVAESRWLHRKPTLVEAIRRYSELWMPLMAHLTAESTLTTTPVVHPPIDIEWVWFCHTLNPVHYRQYCESRFSRLIGKPTIFDEENEEYALMRCRDFWVKRYPDEPFENEADSDVGVSEVAIDEELLEEVSKHRFLYSKFSEPYRSEIVYLIAARQRYKGFLFMVQRSIDLGSNLVPASDIMLMWLIHQSYPTVYAEDLKEMEGDFVKVLTVWDKVKEKEVEETKKLWERTFDQPYEKAGGEIAFKLDGGVSFKPPVYWEVSDTDINTKYKPLLPRFLLEVCVFVRLRDKMKAMQEDIRRDNLRLRIVRCHRELKLEKPMSDFSHSSWRKAWHLCCEFGTKGVMVELRRRGGYCFKGNSVQDTVTFYWNDLLRAPSLSLEKEDDEVKIVTSITPPVQAPYLMKCVPDRVTDDSGAMISDVILRMNQYHPQEGRWLSRTVLDHAGRECFVIRIRVGEGFWRRGGEAPSAVKWEDRIIEIREGSWSYVAGSIGRSPVQRK is encoded by the exons ATGTCGTCGCGTAATTCCAGCAACATGTCCACGACCAGAACTCTCAGCGGGATATCCGAAATGGAGGCCGCGAAACTCGGGTTGGATCTCGTGTCCGCCGCCAGGCGAAACCTCGGCTTCCTCCGAACTGTTGCCGAGTCTCGGTGGCTGCACAGGAAGCCAACGCTTGTCGAAGCCATAAGAAG GTACAGTGAGCTCTGGATGCCGTTGATGGCTCATCTGACGGCGGAGTCAACGTTAACGACGACTCCAGTGGTTCATCCTCCTATAGATATTGAGTGGGTTTGGTTCTGTCACACACTTAATCCG gttcaTTATAGGCAATACTGTGAGTCCAGGTTTTCAAGACTTATAGGAAAGCCCACCATTTTTGATGAAGAGAATGAAGAGTATGCATTAATGAGGTGCAGAGATTTTTGGGTCAAAAGGTACCCAGATGAGCCATTTGAGAATGAAGCTGATTCTGATGTGGGGGTATCAGAGGTAGCTATTGATGAGGAGCTATTGGAGGAAGTGAGCAAGCATAGGTTTTTGTATTCGAAATTTTCAGAGCCATACAGGTCTGAGATTGTGTATTTGATAGCAGCAAGGCAAAGGTACAAGGGGTTTTTGTTCATGGTGCAGAGGTCTATTGATTTGggttcaaatttggttcctgCCTCTGACATTATGCTAATGTGGCTCATCCATCAG AGTTATCCAACTGTATATGCTGAAGATTTGAAAGAGATGGAGGGTGATTTTGTGAAAGTGTTAACCGTGTGGGACAAAGTCAAGGAAAAAGAGGTGGAGGAGACCAAAAAGTTGTGGGAGAGGACTTTTGATCAACCATATGAGAAAGCTGGTGGGGAAATAGCTTTCAAATTGGATGGGGGTGTCTCATTCAAGCCGCCAGTTTACTGGGAGGTTTCGGATACAGATATCAATACCAAATACAAGCCCCTGCTGCCTAGGTTCTTGCTTGAG GTCTGTGTGTTTGTCAGGCTTAGGGATAAAATGAAGGCAATGCAGGAGGATATAAGACGTGATAACCTTCGTCTTCGAATTGTGAGGTGCCATAGGGAGTTAAAGCTTGAAAAACCCATGTCGGACTTTTCTCATTCGTCATGGCGCAAAGCTTGGCATCTCTGCTGTGAGTTTGGAACCAAAGGAGTTATGGTGGAGCTTCGTCGGCGTGGTGGCTACTGTTTTAAAGGAAATAGTGTGCAGGACACTGTTACGTTCTATTGGAATGACTTACTTAGAGCACCCTCTCTATCTTTGgaaaaagaagatgatgaagtgaAAATTGTTACTTCGATAACTCCACCAGTTCAGGCACCATACCTGATGAAATGTGTGCCAGACCGTGTCACAGATGATTCTGGGGCAATGATATCAGATGTGATTCTGAGAATGAACCAGTATCATCCCCAAGAAGGCCGGTGGTTGTCTCGCACTGTGCTTGATCATGCTGGGAGGGAGTGTTTCGTGATTCGAATAAG GGTGGGAGAAGGATTTTGGAGAAGAGGAGGCGAGGCTCCATCAGCTGTGAAATGGGAGGATAGGATTATAGAGATTCGAGAAGGTTCTTGGTCGTATGTTGCCGGTTCCATTGGTAGATCCCCTG TACAGCGAAAGTAG
- the LOC112192648 gene encoding uncharacterized protein LOC112192648 isoform X4: MSSRNSSNMSTTRTLSGISEMEAAKLGLDLVSAARRNLGFLRTVAESRWLHRKPTLVEAIRRYSELWMPLMAHLTAESTLTTTPVVHPPIDIEWVWFCHTLNPVHYRQYCESRFSRLIGKPTIFDEENEEYALMRCRDFWVKRYPDEPFENEADSDVGVSEVAIDEELLEEVSKHRFLYSKFSEPYRSEIVYLIAARQRYKGFLFMVQRSIDLGSNLVPASDIMLMWLIHQSYPTVYAEDLKEMEGDFVKVLTVWDKVKEKEVEETKKLWERTFDQPYEKAGGEIAFKLDGGVSFKPPVYWEVSDTDINTKYKPLLPRFLLEVCVFVRLRDKMKAMQEDIRRDNLRLRIVRCHRELKLEKPMSDFSHSSWRKAWHLCCEFGTKGVMVELRRRGGYCFKGNSVQDTVTFYWNDLLRAPSLSLEKEDDEVKIVTSITPPVQAPYLMKCVPDRVTDDSGAMISDVILRMNQYHPQEGRWLSRTVLDHAGRECFVIRIRVGEGFWRRGGEAPSAVKWEDRIIEIREGSWSYVAGSIGRSPDHA; encoded by the exons ATGTCGTCGCGTAATTCCAGCAACATGTCCACGACCAGAACTCTCAGCGGGATATCCGAAATGGAGGCCGCGAAACTCGGGTTGGATCTCGTGTCCGCCGCCAGGCGAAACCTCGGCTTCCTCCGAACTGTTGCCGAGTCTCGGTGGCTGCACAGGAAGCCAACGCTTGTCGAAGCCATAAGAAG GTACAGTGAGCTCTGGATGCCGTTGATGGCTCATCTGACGGCGGAGTCAACGTTAACGACGACTCCAGTGGTTCATCCTCCTATAGATATTGAGTGGGTTTGGTTCTGTCACACACTTAATCCG gttcaTTATAGGCAATACTGTGAGTCCAGGTTTTCAAGACTTATAGGAAAGCCCACCATTTTTGATGAAGAGAATGAAGAGTATGCATTAATGAGGTGCAGAGATTTTTGGGTCAAAAGGTACCCAGATGAGCCATTTGAGAATGAAGCTGATTCTGATGTGGGGGTATCAGAGGTAGCTATTGATGAGGAGCTATTGGAGGAAGTGAGCAAGCATAGGTTTTTGTATTCGAAATTTTCAGAGCCATACAGGTCTGAGATTGTGTATTTGATAGCAGCAAGGCAAAGGTACAAGGGGTTTTTGTTCATGGTGCAGAGGTCTATTGATTTGggttcaaatttggttcctgCCTCTGACATTATGCTAATGTGGCTCATCCATCAG AGTTATCCAACTGTATATGCTGAAGATTTGAAAGAGATGGAGGGTGATTTTGTGAAAGTGTTAACCGTGTGGGACAAAGTCAAGGAAAAAGAGGTGGAGGAGACCAAAAAGTTGTGGGAGAGGACTTTTGATCAACCATATGAGAAAGCTGGTGGGGAAATAGCTTTCAAATTGGATGGGGGTGTCTCATTCAAGCCGCCAGTTTACTGGGAGGTTTCGGATACAGATATCAATACCAAATACAAGCCCCTGCTGCCTAGGTTCTTGCTTGAG GTCTGTGTGTTTGTCAGGCTTAGGGATAAAATGAAGGCAATGCAGGAGGATATAAGACGTGATAACCTTCGTCTTCGAATTGTGAGGTGCCATAGGGAGTTAAAGCTTGAAAAACCCATGTCGGACTTTTCTCATTCGTCATGGCGCAAAGCTTGGCATCTCTGCTGTGAGTTTGGAACCAAAGGAGTTATGGTGGAGCTTCGTCGGCGTGGTGGCTACTGTTTTAAAGGAAATAGTGTGCAGGACACTGTTACGTTCTATTGGAATGACTTACTTAGAGCACCCTCTCTATCTTTGgaaaaagaagatgatgaagtgaAAATTGTTACTTCGATAACTCCACCAGTTCAGGCACCATACCTGATGAAATGTGTGCCAGACCGTGTCACAGATGATTCTGGGGCAATGATATCAGATGTGATTCTGAGAATGAACCAGTATCATCCCCAAGAAGGCCGGTGGTTGTCTCGCACTGTGCTTGATCATGCTGGGAGGGAGTGTTTCGTGATTCGAATAAG GGTGGGAGAAGGATTTTGGAGAAGAGGAGGCGAGGCTCCATCAGCTGTGAAATGGGAGGATAGGATTATAGAGATTCGAGAAGGTTCTTGGTCGTATGTTGCCGGTTCCATTGGTAGATCCCCTG ATCATGCTTAA